CACTTCAAGCAGCAATTACCTGTTGAAATGGATAGGTTTTGGTCATCCTCAGAAAACAAAATGGGTCTCCAGCAAATGTTCATCAATTGGATGATTGAGTGTTGTCGATCAGAAATTCCTGTTTTCCTTGGTGGTGCAAACACCGATGATATAACATCTTGTTTGAAGCTTTGCAATGGGGAGAGATCTGTTGTTCCATCACTCAGCAATGATCACGAAGAAGCTGATGATCGCATCATGTACCATGTTAGCCAGTCAATCTCAGAAGAAAGATTTGAGAAAGTTATAGTTGCTTCTCCAGATACTGATGTTTTTGTATGTTCTGTTTACCATTTCAAGCGTTGGATTTTCAATGGTTTGAATGAGTTGTGGGTAGTCAGCGGTAGGAGCGGTACAACAGTTGCATTTCCTGTTCATGACCTGGCAGAGAGGATTGCTCCTGAAGTTATAGATATCTTACCAGCTGTGCATGCATTAACAGGTTGAACCATAATTTGAGAATATTGAGTACATTTGTTAATGTAGTAACTGTAGACCTGCAATGTAAACATGTCTTCAAAATTTAACTGTTCATTCACTTTAAACATGCAATTCATGAAATCTTATTTTATAGGATGCGACACAACAAGCAAAATTGGAACAAAAACAGCAGCGTTAAAAGTTGCGTCTGGAAGTTGTTTTGGTGAACTATCTTTCTTTGGTGTATCTACTTTGAATGAAGAATTAGTCGACTTAGCACAACATTTTATGGTACATTGTATTTCAAAAGATAAGGACGTTatctattataaaaaatcgcaaCTGTTAGATTTAGAGAAGCTTCCTCCCACATCGTCGAGTGCAATATTACATATTAAACGTTCCTATCTTCAAACGTATGTATGGTTACATGCCCCATTTGTGAGAAGTATTGACATAGATCCAACACATTACGGCTACGTATTGGATGAAGAAGGTGATTGCCTGAAGCCAAAAATAACTGAAGATGACGTTTTGCCTGATGATTTACCACAGCCTTGCAACTGTCTGAAATGTGCTCGAGCTAATGTCTGTATATGTCGAATAAATAACATTAACTGTTGTCAATATTGTAACTGCAAACGCGAAGAGTGTCAAAACCCATTCGAATGAAATTAGTAAATCTCAATATCATCAACGAACAAAGGCGcatgatatttttgttataatagtttttttatatatatagtgtCGTTTTACTCTTATCGTTTGATCAAGATTTTTTATCAAGAGcctgaataaaataatttacaatacTCCAAATTATGATCAGTATTGAAATTTTTAGTTTAGTATGCTTCACTTAAATGCTTCTAACTTTTGAACGGTACATTTTCAGACCCAAGTTCTAATGTGATTATTGATCAGTATTAAATTTGTGATCGATTGATATATAACATGACCATATTTGGAAAATTACGCCCTTATGCATTTTTTGCGCCCTTCCGCCATCTTTCCCGCCAAACGACTATGAACCAAAATGGGAAAGTAAGTTTTTTCTGACCTTTCCATCATGTACCTTCAGGATTTGAAGTCAGACCTAGTGTACATTGAAGTGCATACTCAACCCCCCAGGCTCCCAGAGTAATAActatatatacaataatttcaAGTATTTTGTGATACTATTATTTTACTTTCATGCTTATCACACAAGCCAATAACAAAATGGGAACATGCATCCTTTAATAATCCACATTCATCACATCTTAGCACCATTCCACCACTGTTCCGCCTACAGTATTTACAATAACCTATATCCTTattgacaaaataatattagataaactaacaaaagttagttaaataaaatttatatacactTCTTGTTTTAAGataattaaatatttcccaaaagtacaattttttaatttttattaaatgaatttacacaATAAATCACAATTAATGAATATTGATTAGCTtgtgtataattcatataaaattgtacttttgggaaatatttgaataacttttggaaaaaaattgtgtataaAGAGTGTATGTATCTAACTCTTGGATAATATTCTGAAGAAGACTTTGGTAAAGTGCAGAAAGGACCACCAATCAGGTTCAGGCCAGCTTGCTTTGTGTTGAAGAATAATCCCGGGGGTTGTACCCAAAATATATCTCAATTTTTGACACattcacaaaaaattatttaaaagtaataaaagTATTT
Above is a window of Hydractinia symbiolongicarpus strain clone_291-10 chromosome 3, HSymV2.1, whole genome shotgun sequence DNA encoding:
- the LOC130636171 gene encoding uncharacterized protein LOC130636171 isoform X2, whose protein sequence is MKADPIEVKITHFKQQLPVEMDRFWSSSENKMGLQQMFINWMIECCRSEIPVFLGGANTDDITSCLKLCNGERSVVPSLSNDHEEADDRIMYHVSQSISEERFEKVIVASPDTDVFVCSVYHFKRWIFNGLNELWVVSGRSGTTVAFPVHDLAERIAPEVIDILPAVHALTGCDTTSKIGTKTAALKVASGSCFGELSFFGVSTLNEELVDLAQHFMVHCISKDKDVIYYKKSQLLDLEKLPPTSSSAILHIKRSYLQTYVWLHAPFVRSIDIDPTHYGYVLDEEGDCLKPKITEDDVLPDDLPQPCNCLKCARANVCICRINNINCCQYCNCKREECQNPFE